The proteins below come from a single Corylus avellana chromosome ca3, CavTom2PMs-1.0 genomic window:
- the LOC132173914 gene encoding disease resistance protein At4g27190-like, which translates to MDQVATTIASEVVVPTGRVLCTFIYSMIKDIVKFQSNLDGLKEKMEDLLAVKDGVKIETELAENDGKEVKPLVTKWLDDVQKLEVEVNKIQDVKLSPRSLNCIKRYSISRKVAEKLKDIEELRKAGISHSADGVAFNHPRPKAVEHIPGPTIQDHQTTSSKTLTEIRTKLSDDKVRRLGIWGLGGVGKTTLVRTLNNNLNNISSMESFGIVIWVTVSKDLDMKNVQTRIAKRLNLEVKMEESPEQIAIQLYQRLQKERKFLLILDDVWEKIDLDKLGVPQPEDHKGSKILLTTRSFDVCRHMSTVDDVKVAVLNAEESWQLFSRNAGSVASLEHIKPSAEAIVRECCGLPLALVAMGVAMNKKTKVEQWRHALNELQRPVSCPSHIKKIYTKLKYTYDSLEGKQMKHCFLFCSLFPEDFSIAISELAQCWLAEGLLDEQENYEDSFDGVINLIENLKYSCLLEDGAHEDTVKMHDVIRDVAIWIASSSEDGCKSLIHSGMGLSEISDVELSDNSLKRVSFMNNKIVRLPDRVLQCSNASTLILQGNRDLDMVPEKFLQGFESLKVLNMSGTYINSLPLSLLQLGELRALLLRDCRNLKKLPPLEGFCRLQVLDLSLTCIKELPRGMENLNSLKQLNLSYTRYLKSIQGGIISQLSCLEVLDMTGSVYCFRMKGDVPEYMACFEELKCIERLCVLHINLNRIPNFSNEDLSFINRLRQFHFFIDERTRINVFGHVDALYHILLPRRRGKREVTIKSFNLPSEEVLIGPLFSTANDLRLDHCTGLGDMLEDLVIKSVVCFAGLKSLTIQSCSGGVWQGGCVAQHDLLPNLEELCLRRLNYGKSILEVLGHLGSRFLELKKISVEYCSKMEYLFSCGHFIHALPKLEVLKVQYCDKLGELFIYDSVQNIAPDPVVPSLRILELKCLPELRTLCQDEEIWPHLEQVHVVECNLVGKLPLTDQNAENMKEIKGESQWWNTLKWHADTTQSSLMPYFHPI; encoded by the coding sequence ATGGATCAAGTGGCGACTACAATTGCTAGTGAAGTAGTGGTACCAACTGGTCGAGTTCTTTGTACCTTTATCTATTCTATGATCAAGGACATTGTCAAATTCCAATCAAACCTTGATGGTTTGAAAGAGAAGATGGAAGATCTGTTGGCTGTCAAAGATGGAGTGAAAATTGAAACTGAATTAGCAGAGAACGATGGAAAAGAGGTGAAACCTCTAGTTACAAAGTGGCTTGATGACGTTCAAAAGCTTGAGGTTGAAGTCAATAAAATTCAAGATGTAAAGCTTTCTCCAAGGTCCTTGAATTGCATTAAACGGTATAGCATAAGCAGGAAAGTGGCAGAAAAGCTCAAAGATATAGAAGAGCTCCGAAAAGCAGGGATTTCACACTCTGCAGATGGTGTGGCTTTCAATCATCCAAGGCCCAAAGCAGTGGAGCACATTCCTGGACCAACAATTCAAGATCATCAAACAACATCTTCAAAGACTTTAACCGAAATTAGGACTAAGTTGTCTGATGATAAAGTCCGGAGGCTCGGTATTTGGGGTTTGGGAGGAGTGGGCAAGACCACTTTGGTAAGAACCTTGAACAATAACCTCAACAATATTTCTTCAATGGAGTCTTTTGGCATCGTCATATGGGTTACTGTTTCCAAGGATTTGGACATGAAAAATGTCCAAACTCGAATAGCTAAAAGATTGAATTTGGAGGTGAAAATGGAAGAAAGCCCGGAGCAAATAGCTATTCAACTTTATCAAAGACTTcagaaggaaagaaaatttcTGCTCATTCTAGATGATGTGTGGGAGAAAATTGATTTAGACAAATTGGGTGTCCCACAGCCTGAAGATCATAAGGGTTCTAAGATCTTATTGACAACTCGATCTTTTGACGTTTGTAGGCACATGAGCACAGTTGATGATGTTAAAGTGGCTGTTTTAAATGCAGAAGAATCTTGGCAATTGTTCAGTAGAAATGCAGGGAGTGTGGCCAGTTTAGAACACATTAAACCATCTGCGGAAGCAATTGTTAGAGAATGTTGCGGATTGCCTTTGGCCCTCGTCGCCATGGGAGTTGCTATGAATAAAAAGACAAAGGTCGAACAATGGAGGCATGCCTTAAATGAATTGCAAAGACCAGTATCTTGTCCATCACACATCAAGAAAATCTATACGAAATTGAAGTATACTTACGACTCATTAGAAGGTAAACAAATGAAACATTGTTTCTTGTTTTGCTCTTTGTTTCCTGAGGACTTCTCAATTGCAATAAGTGAACTTGCACAATGCTGGTTGGCAGAAGGTTTGCTAGATGAGCAAGAAAACTATGAAGATTCATTCGATGGagtaattaatttgattgaaaatCTGAAATACTCTTGTTTGCTGGAAGATGGTGCCCACGAGGACACTGTAAAGATGCATGACGTTATTCGTGATGTTGCTATATGGATTGCATCTTCCTCTGAGGATGGATGTAAATCCCTAATTCATTCAGGAATGGGCTTAAGCGAGATATCAGATGTTGAGTTATCTGATAATTCTCTCAAAAGAGTTTCATTTATGAATAACAAGATAGTAAGGTTGCCAGATCGTGTGTTACAATGTTCAAATGCCTCTACTTTAATACTACAAGGTAATCGAGATCTTGACATGGTTCCTGAGAAATTCCTACAAGGATTTGAATCACTCAAGGTCCTGAATATGAGTGGAACATACATCAACTCATTGCCTCTTTCTCTACTTCAACTTGGTGAACTTCGTGCCCTCCTCTTAAGGGATTGTCGCAATCTTAAAAAATTACCCCCACTCGAAGGGTTTTGTAGACTTCAAGTGCTAGACCTCTCTCTCACTTGTATCAAAGAATTGCCAAGAGGGATGGAAAACTTGAACAGCTTGAAGCAACTAAACCTATCCTACACTCGCTACCTAAAATCCATTCAAGGTGGAATTATATCTCAGTTGTCTTGTTTAGAGGTTTTGGACATGACAGGCAGTGTTTATTGTTTCAGGATGAAGGGAGATGTACCGGAGTACATGGCATGTTTTGAAGAGCTAAAATGCATTGAGCGATTATGCGTCCTCCACATCAACTTGAATAGAATCCCAAATTTTAGCAATGAAGATCTTTCCTTTATAAATAGATTAAGACAATTCCACTTTTTCATCGACGAACGCACCCGGATTAATGTATTTGGACACGTGGACGCTCTTTACCACATTTTGTTGCCGCGTAGACGTGGAAAAAGGGAGGTGACTATCAAGTCGTTTAATCTTCCTTCAGAAGAAGTACTGATTGGGCCATTGTTTAGTACTGCAAATGATCTCAGGTTAGATCATTGTACGGGACTGGGTGATATGCTAGAAGACTTGGTCATCAAGAGTGTTGTCTGCTTTGCTGGTTTAAAATCTCTTACTATTCAGAGTTGTAGCGGCGGTGTATGGCAAGGAGGATGTGTAGCCCAACATGATCTACTACCAAACCTAGAAGAACTTTGTCTCCGACGCCTGAATTACGGAAAAAGCATTTTGGAAGTGCTTGGCCATCTTGGGTCGAGATTTCttgaactaaaaaaaataagtgtgGAGTATTGTTCTAAAATGGaatatcttttttcttgtgGTCACTTCATTCACGCCCTGCCAAAGCTAGAAGTACTCAAGGTACAGTACTGTGACAAGTTAGGTGAGCTCTTTATTTATGATTCCGTGCAAAATATTGCTCCAGATCCTGTTGTTCCAAGCCTACGGATATTGGAATTGAAGTGCCTTCCTGAATTAAGGACTCTTTGCCAAGACGAAGAGATATGGCCGCATCTAGAGCAGGTTCACGTGGTCGAGTGCAATCTTGTTGGGAAGCTGCCTCTTACTGACCAAAATGcagaaaacatgaaagaaataaaaggagAATCTCAATGGTGGAACACATTGAAGTGGCATGCTGACACAACCCAATCAAGTTTGATGCCgtatttccatccaatttga
- the LOC132173916 gene encoding uncharacterized protein LOC132173916, which yields MDETNAAWGEIEIERIPTRMIEARSRGLVPVFDYLPIPKIQQTRNPALDSNINGQLQHQRSGLSANRRLSGGSSSGSLDSMTDGGAPVVEFHNGIEETESDGSQMPVETKGFVFNNDSPKTKARLEIVNNRESLKMEAQLKFVNSNKAGLKMENHFEDEGGEFD from the exons ATGGATGAAACAAATGCTGCTTGGGGGGAAATTGAAATCGAAAGAATTCCAACTCGCATGATTGAAGCAAGGTCAAGAGGCTTGGTTCCAGTTTTTGACTATCTTCCGATTCCCAAAATACAACAAACAAG GAACCCTGCTCTAGATAGCAATATCAATGGGCAACTTCAGCATCAGAGGTCTGGGCTTTCTGCTAACAGGAGGCTTTCAGGTGGGAGCAGCTCTGGCTCTCTTGACTCTATGACTGATGGTGGTGCTCCAGTGGTAGAATTTCACAATGGCATTGAAGAAACTGAATCTGATGGTTCTCAAATGCCAGTAGAAACCAAGGGCTTTGTATTTAATAACGACAGCCCAAAAACAAAGGCTCGGCTTGAGATTGTAAATAATAGAGAGAGCTTAAAAATGGAGGCTCAACTCAAGTTTGTAAATAGTAACAAGGCAGGCCTGAAAATGGAGAATCATTTTGAAGATGAAGGTGGTGAGTTTGATTAG
- the LOC132174537 gene encoding uncharacterized protein LOC132174537 — protein sequence MAAHTGVDSGFKFHPNCLKMKLTHLCFADDLLIFSEASVSSVKVIKAALVEFEELSGLKANPSKSSFYCSGISDRVKNKLLTDLQMKEGNLPVRYLGVPLISSRLSSADCGVLLDRITDLIDSWLSRKLSYKFNRFLWNGKDVEAAKAKVAWSEVCFPKKEGGLGLKRLELLNLRDIAKKFLRFEVGNRENIYLWLDLWHPAEILIEKYGYRAVYDAQSREEAKLSSVIHNGSWFWKPARSDDLVDIQASLLEISLWPIDKPIWTASRKGVFVSSDTWEALREKKEQITWWKLVWFPFAIPKHDFILWLAMKGRLVTGDRLLTWGYNGDVNCVFCRNQLESRDHLFFECSFSYRLWKFCMFRCRVDNVPIVWEDILQLGLNDWGCKSLKAMLCRLVLGSVVYNIWCTRNEIKHAGHPKTEEQLLKKILWEIRTRVVGKGRFPKNKENLVFCSLWNLSAEVLC from the exons atggCTGCCCATACTGGAGTTGATTCAGGTTTCAAGTTCCATCCTAATTGTCTGAAGATGAAGCTTACTCATCTGTGTTTTGCAGatgatttgcttattttttctGAAGCTAGTGTGAGTTCCGTAAAGGTCATTAAAGCTGCTTTAGTTGAGTTTGAGGAGCTGTCTGGCTTGAAGGCAAACCCTTCAAAGAGCTCCTTTTATTGTTCTGGAATTTCAGATAGGGTCAAGAACAAGTTATTGACTGATTTGCAGATGAAGGAGGGTAATCTTCCAGTGAGATATCTTGGTGTCCCCCTGATTTCTTCTAGACTTTCTTCTGCAGATTGTGGAGTGCTTTTGGATAGAATTACTGATCTCATTGACTCTTGGTTATCAAGGAAACTCTCTTAT AAGTTTAATAGATTTTTGTGGAATGGGAAAGATGTTGAGGCTGCAAAGGCTAAAGTGGCTTGGTCAGAAGTTTGTTTCCCCAAAAAGGAGGGTGGTTTGGGTTTGAAGAGGCTTGAA CTACTCAATTTAAGGGATATTGCTAAAAAGTTTTTGAGGTTTGAGGTTGGAAATAGGGAGAATATTTACCTCTGGTTGGATCTTTGGCATCCTGCTGAAATCTTAATTGAGAAATATGGCTATAGAGCtgtttatgatgctcaaagtaGGGAGGAGGCCAAACTTTCTTCTGTTATCCACAATGGAAGTTGGTTTTGGAAGCCTGCTAGATCTGATGATTTAGTGGACATACAAGCTAGTCTTTTAGAAATCAGTTTGTGGCCTATTGATAAGCCTATTTGGACTGCTTCTAGGAAAGGTGTTTTTGTTAGTTCAGATACTTGGGAGGCTCTTAGGGAGAAAAAGGAGCAGATTACTTGGTGGAAGTTGGTTTGGTTCCCCTTTGCTATTCCTAAGCATGATTTCATTTTGTGGCTTGCTATGAAAGGAAGGCTGGTTACGGGAGATAGATTGTTGACTTGGGGTTATAATGGAGATGTCAATTGTGTTTTCTGCAGGAACCAGTTAGAAAGCCGTGATCATCTCTTTTTTGAATGCAGTTTCAGCTATAGACTTTGGAAGTTCTGTATGTTTAGATGCAGAGTGGATAATGTTCCTATAGTGTGGGAGGATATCTTGCAATTGGGATTGAATGATTGGGGCTGCAAGTCTCTCAAAGCTATGCTCTGCAGATTAGTTTTGGGATCTGTAGTTTATAATATATGGTGCACTCGAAATGAGATCAAACATGCAGGTCATCCAAAAACAGAGGAGCAATTGCtgaagaaaattttgtgggAAATCCGAACCAGAGTAGTTGGGAAAGGAAGGTTTCCAAAAAATAAGGAGAACCTTGTGTTTTGCTCTTTGTGGAATCTTTCTGCAGAAGTGCTTTGCTGA